The Pan paniscus chromosome 1, NHGRI_mPanPan1-v2.0_pri, whole genome shotgun sequence genome has a segment encoding these proteins:
- the CCSAP gene encoding centriole, cilia and spindle-associated protein isoform X1, whose protein sequence is MSPGSGVKSEYMKRYQEPRWDEYGPCYRELLHYRLGRRLLEQAHAPWLWDDWGPAGSSEDSASSESSGAGGPAGPAPRCAPPSPSPPPPVEPAAQEEAERRARGAPEEQDAEAGDAEAEDAEDAALPALPVKDVEDKPEQQTRTRETDKSPTSTEPRQQPSALFARGNRKAVKSPQRSSSKIKENKHPFALYGWGEKQTDTGSQKTHNVCASAPVHEIHESALRAKNRRQVEKRKLVAQRQRAHSVDVEKNRKMKASSSENPWMTEYMRCYSARA, encoded by the exons ATGTCCCCGGGGAGCGGGGTGAAGAGCGAGTACATGAAGCGCTACCAGGAGCCGCGCTGGGATGAGTACGGGCCGTGCTACCGCGAGCTGCTGCACTACCGCCTAGGCCGCCGGCTGCTGGAGCAGGCGCACGCGCCCTGGCTCTGGGACGACTGGGGCCCGGCGGGCTCCTCGGAGGACTCGGCGTCGTCAGAGTCGTCGGGCGCCGGGGGCCCCGCGGGCCCCGCACCCCGGTGCGCCCCGCCCTCGCCCTCGCCCCCGCCGCCCGTAGAGCCGGCGGCCCAGGAGGAGGCGGAACGGCGGGCGCGCGGGGCCCCGGAGGAGCAGGACGCGGAGGCCGGGGACGCGGAGGCCGAGGACGCGGAGGACGCGGCTCTGCCAG CACTGCCGGTGAAAGATGTAGAAGATAAACCTGAACAACAAACCAGAACAAGAGAGACTGACAAATCACCCACCAGTACTGAGCCTCGACAGCAACCAAGTGCCTTATTTGCTAGAGGAAACAGGAAAGCGGTCAAAAGTCCCCAAAGATCATcgagtaaaataaaagaaaacaagcatCCATTTGCTCTTTATGGCTGGGGAGAAAAACAGACGGATACAGGAAGCCAGAAGACTCACAACGTCTGTGCGTCCGCTCCTGTGCACGAG ATTCATGAATCAGCATTACGAGCCAAGAACAGAAGACAGGTGGAAAAAAGGAAACTGGTTGCTCAAAGGCAGCGAGCTCACTCTGTGGATGTGGAGAAGAACAGAAAGATGAAGGCTTCCTCCTCAGAGAACCCGTGGATGACAGAATACATGAGGTGCTATTCGGCAAGAGCTTAA
- the CCSAP gene encoding centriole, cilia and spindle-associated protein isoform X2 produces the protein MVPVFTSSALPVKDVEDKPEQQTRTRETDKSPTSTEPRQQPSALFARGNRKAVKSPQRSSSKIKENKHPFALYGWGEKQTDTGSQKTHNVCASAPVHEIHESALRAKNRRQVEKRKLVAQRQRAHSVDVEKNRKMKASSSENPWMTEYMRCYSARA, from the exons ATGGTGCCTGTATTTACCAGCTCAG CACTGCCGGTGAAAGATGTAGAAGATAAACCTGAACAACAAACCAGAACAAGAGAGACTGACAAATCACCCACCAGTACTGAGCCTCGACAGCAACCAAGTGCCTTATTTGCTAGAGGAAACAGGAAAGCGGTCAAAAGTCCCCAAAGATCATcgagtaaaataaaagaaaacaagcatCCATTTGCTCTTTATGGCTGGGGAGAAAAACAGACGGATACAGGAAGCCAGAAGACTCACAACGTCTGTGCGTCCGCTCCTGTGCACGAG ATTCATGAATCAGCATTACGAGCCAAGAACAGAAGACAGGTGGAAAAAAGGAAACTGGTTGCTCAAAGGCAGCGAGCTCACTCTGTGGATGTGGAGAAGAACAGAAAGATGAAGGCTTCCTCCTCAGAGAACCCGTGGATGACAGAATACATGAGGTGCTATTCGGCAAGAGCTTAA